One Ilumatobacter fluminis genomic window, GTTCTCGTCGTCGAGCGGGGCGACCTGGGCGAAGCGGGCGTGCAGCCGCTCGTGCAGGTCGCGGATGTCGCCGTCGACGTACTCGCGCCGAGACCGCTGCACCTGTCGAGCACCGAGGGTGACACCCACGGCGACACCACCGATCAGTCCGGCCAGGCCCACGATCTTCCACCAGCGCACGATCGGTACTGTAGGCCGCCATGACCGATCAGCAGACCGGCTCGATCACGCTCACCGAGGCAACAGCGGTCGCGCGCACCGGCGACATCTGGTTGTTCCGCGGCCGGTCGGCGGCCGACAAGGCGATCCGGGCAGCGACGAACAGCCCGGTCAACCACGTCGGCATGGTCGTCGCGATCGACGATCTGCCACCCCTGATGTGGCACGCCGAACTCGGTCGCTCACTGCCCGACGTGTGGACCGGTGAGCACCAGCGCGGCACCCAGCTGCACCGGATGGCCGATGCCGTGTCGGTGTGGCACCACAAGTATGGCCAGGACGCGTGGATGCGTCCGATCGACATCGAGGTCACCCGAGCGCAGGAAGACGCCGTGCTGCGGACCATCGACGAGCTCGACGGCAGCGCGTTCCCGCGCACCCGGTCGCTCGCCACCGGCTGGGTGAAGGGTCGGGCGCGACGCAAGACGTCGCTCGAGGCGCTGTTCTGCGCCGAGGTCGTCGCGATCACGCTCGAACGGATGGGACTGCTGTCGGGCGAGCGGCCACCCAACTGGTACGACCCCGGCAAGTTCTGGAGCGGCGACCACCTCCGCCTCGACGGCGCCTCGCTCGGCGACGAGATCGCCGTCACCGACATCGGCGAGTACCTGCCGCCCACTCCGCCCGATCCCGACGACGCCTGAACCGTCGTGAGCGGCCCACCCCGACCTTGACTTCAACCATGGTTGAAGTCGTACCGTGCCGGCCGTGCACGGACGAGCCGCACCCGAACCGACCCGCAGCGAGACGTCGACGACCGGTAGCGTCGCTGCGGTCATGACCCCTCCCGAACCCTCCCCGCTCATCGAGGCACACGACCTCGTCAAGCGCTTCGGCGACTTCACCGCCGTCGGCGGCATCGACATCGAGGTGCGGCCCGGCGAGTCGTTCGGCTTCCTCGGCCCGAACGGCGCCGGCAAGTCGTCGACGATGCGGATGATCGGCTGCGTGTCGCCGCCCACCAGCGGCAACCTGAGCATCTTCGGGCTCGACGCAGCGACGCAGGGCAAGGAGATCCGGGGCCGAATGGGCGTCGTGCCCCAGCTCGACCAGCTCGACGAACAGCTCACGGTCATGGACAACCTGATCGTCTACGGCCGCTACTTCGACATCCCCCGCGCCGAGTGCAAGCGACGGGCCAAGGAACTGCTCGACTTCGTCCAGCTCACCGACCGCGCCGACAGCAAGATCGAACCACTGTCGGGCGGCATGAAGCGACGCGTCTCGATCGCCCGCTCGCTCATCAACGAACCCGACCTGCTGCTGCTCGACGAGCCCACCACCGGCCTCGACCCCCAGGCACGCCACGTGCTGTGGGACCGCCTGTACCGGCTCAAGCAGCAGGGCGTCACGCTCGTGCTCACCACCCACTACATGGACGAAGCCGAGCAGCTGTGCGACCGCCTCGTCGTGATGGACGGCGGCCGCTTCGTCGCCGAGGGGTCACCGGCCGAGCTGATCCGCGAACATTCGCCC contains:
- a CDS encoding ABC transporter ATP-binding protein, translating into MTPPEPSPLIEAHDLVKRFGDFTAVGGIDIEVRPGESFGFLGPNGAGKSSTMRMIGCVSPPTSGNLSIFGLDAATQGKEIRGRMGVVPQLDQLDEQLTVMDNLIVYGRYFDIPRAECKRRAKELLDFVQLTDRADSKIEPLSGGMKRRVSIARSLINEPDLLLLDEPTTGLDPQARHVLWDRLYRLKQQGVTLVLTTHYMDEAEQLCDRLVVMDGGRFVAEGSPAELIREHSPREVLELRYPAGTNEDHAFEVDGIGHRQEILPDRILIYADDGEVALKEVHARGSIPESVLVRRSSLEDVFLKLTGRSLVD